Proteins found in one Microbacterium sp. LWS13-1.2 genomic segment:
- a CDS encoding aromatic alcohol reductase encodes MPVLRNVARRARDVEGATVSVLLRPSSLSSTAPEKRRDIAEIRSLGVEIVQGDLVECSIDELASVFANYDTVIGCTGFAAGIETPMKVAHAALGAKIPRYFPWQFGVDFEVIGRGSPQDIFDSQLDVRELLRSQDETEWVIISTGVFMNYLFEPGSGMVDLPNDTVNALGGLDTAVTVTTPEDIGVLTAEILFTEPRIRNEIVYLAGDTITYGELADTLEAVLERPFERVEWTVPLLLDELADDPDNMTKKYRAVFAQGRGVAWDKADTFNARRAVPVTTLRNWIEENLDV; translated from the coding sequence ATGCCGGTTCTGCGCAACGTCGCTCGCCGGGCTCGAGATGTGGAAGGTGCGACAGTAAGTGTTCTGCTCCGACCGAGTAGCCTCAGTTCGACTGCGCCGGAGAAGCGCCGCGACATCGCCGAGATTCGCAGCCTGGGAGTCGAGATCGTGCAGGGCGACCTGGTGGAATGCTCAATTGACGAACTCGCATCGGTATTCGCGAACTATGACACCGTGATCGGTTGCACGGGCTTCGCTGCCGGGATCGAGACGCCGATGAAAGTTGCGCACGCCGCGCTCGGGGCGAAGATCCCGCGCTACTTTCCCTGGCAGTTCGGCGTTGACTTCGAGGTGATCGGCCGTGGGAGCCCGCAAGACATCTTCGACTCTCAGTTGGACGTGCGCGAGCTGTTGCGATCCCAGGATGAGACTGAGTGGGTCATCATCTCCACCGGAGTGTTCATGAACTACTTGTTCGAACCTGGCTCCGGCATGGTCGACCTGCCGAACGACACGGTCAACGCCTTGGGCGGTCTGGACACAGCCGTCACAGTGACGACGCCAGAAGATATCGGCGTTCTGACGGCCGAGATTCTCTTCACCGAGCCTCGCATCCGCAATGAGATCGTCTATCTTGCCGGCGATACCATCACCTACGGCGAGTTGGCGGACACGCTCGAAGCGGTGCTCGAGCGTCCGTTCGAACGCGTGGAGTGGACCGTGCCACTCCTGTTGGACGAGCTTGCCGACGACCCAGACAACATGACGAAGAAGTACCGTGCCGTGTTCGCGCAGGGCCGCGGGGTGGCGTGGGACAAGGCCGATACCTTCAACGCTCGCCGTGCCGTCCCGGTTACGACTTTGAGGAACTGGATCGAGGAGAATCTCGATGTCTGA
- a CDS encoding sugar ABC transporter ATP-binding protein: MTPSSESALSRRPKAGIADHGIADHGIPAPLIEVRNLVKRFPGVVAVANASLTISAGDIVALTGENGSGKSTLSKIIGGVEQPDEGSILVDGIELKIVNPHMALGLGIVMISQELTLAQTLTVTENVLLGRLPRGRGGLIDWRTARRRAREVLDELGVHIDVDTLVRDLSVELQQEVEIARAISSKARLLILDEATSSLSEKATDRLLSIVRELARRGVAVLMISHRMPELYSTAHRATVLRDGRVVGTVDLPETPERQLVTMMVGRELGDYYGSRTSSIGSTVLSVSGLRQSDGELKPTELVVRSGEILGIAGLVGSGKAELAMALGGAIAAQGTVTVNGVVVKLGDPRSVMRTGIGYVPDDRRRAALLPVRSVAENMTIAWRESIASLGVIRSRVERDKVKSAISRYGVKTSSADQRIALLSGGNQQKAILGRTFARNCPVYVLNEPTRGVDVGSKSAIYAFLQQLATEGAAIVLISSELPELIGLADRIGVFFHGEVAGELSGTDISEEALGALAVSGHLHSSTK, translated from the coding sequence ATGACCCCCTCCTCTGAGTCGGCACTTTCGCGACGTCCGAAGGCAGGCATCGCCGACCACGGCATCGCCGACCACGGCATCCCGGCCCCGCTCATCGAGGTGCGCAATCTGGTGAAGCGGTTTCCCGGAGTGGTGGCGGTAGCCAATGCGAGTCTCACGATCTCGGCAGGAGACATCGTGGCCCTCACAGGTGAGAACGGCTCGGGAAAGTCCACACTGTCCAAGATCATCGGGGGTGTCGAGCAGCCCGACGAGGGCAGCATTCTCGTCGATGGCATCGAGCTCAAGATTGTCAATCCGCACATGGCGCTCGGGTTGGGAATCGTCATGATCAGTCAAGAGCTGACCTTGGCCCAAACCCTCACGGTGACCGAGAACGTCCTGCTCGGCCGGTTGCCGCGAGGTCGCGGCGGACTCATCGACTGGCGGACGGCCCGCCGCCGCGCTCGAGAGGTCCTCGACGAGTTGGGCGTGCACATCGACGTCGACACGCTGGTTCGGGACCTGAGCGTCGAACTGCAGCAAGAAGTCGAAATCGCACGCGCCATCTCGTCCAAGGCCCGTCTGCTCATTCTCGACGAAGCCACGAGTTCGCTGTCAGAGAAGGCCACCGACCGCCTCCTCAGTATCGTGCGAGAGCTCGCCAGGCGCGGCGTGGCTGTTCTGATGATCTCGCACCGTATGCCCGAGCTCTACTCGACCGCCCACCGAGCCACGGTCCTTCGCGACGGTCGCGTCGTGGGCACCGTCGATCTGCCGGAAACGCCGGAACGACAGCTCGTCACGATGATGGTCGGGCGCGAGCTGGGTGACTACTACGGCTCCCGTACCTCGAGCATCGGATCGACCGTTCTGAGTGTCTCCGGACTGCGGCAGAGCGATGGAGAGCTGAAGCCGACGGAGCTGGTCGTTCGGTCCGGTGAGATTCTGGGTATCGCCGGTCTCGTCGGCTCCGGAAAGGCGGAGTTGGCGATGGCGCTCGGGGGCGCCATCGCGGCGCAGGGAACCGTGACGGTTAATGGCGTCGTGGTCAAGCTGGGCGACCCACGCTCAGTGATGCGCACAGGTATCGGCTATGTGCCGGACGATCGTCGCCGTGCGGCGCTGCTGCCCGTGCGCAGCGTCGCCGAGAACATGACGATCGCGTGGCGGGAGTCGATCGCGAGCCTGGGCGTCATCCGCTCCCGAGTCGAGCGGGACAAGGTCAAGAGCGCGATCTCAAGATACGGCGTCAAGACGTCGTCTGCCGACCAGAGAATTGCCCTGCTCTCAGGAGGCAACCAGCAGAAGGCCATCCTCGGTCGCACCTTCGCGCGCAACTGCCCGGTCTACGTGCTTAACGAGCCGACCCGCGGTGTCGACGTGGGATCCAAGAGCGCGATCTACGCCTTCCTACAGCAACTGGCAACAGAAGGCGCTGCGATCGTGCTGATTTCGTCGGAGTTGCCGGAACTGATCGGGCTCGCCGATCGGATCGGGGTGTTCTTCCATGGGGAGGTCGCCGGCGAGCTGTCGGGCACAGACATCTCCGAGGAGGCTCTGGGCGCCCTCGCCGTGAGTGGCCATCTTCACTCATCCACCAAGTGA
- the mftD gene encoding pre-mycofactocin synthase MftD (MftD, an enzyme found in the mycofactocin biosynthesis locus, performs an oxidative deamination of 3-amino-5-[(p-hydroxyphenyl)methyl]-4,4-dimethyl-2-pyrrolidinone (AHDP). The resulting compound, now called pre-mycofactocin (PMFT), is a biologically active redox cofactor that can oxidize the non-exchangeable NADH of TIGR03971 family SDR-type oxidoreductases.): MAHKPLESVNEAHIKAKRLLPKDVYDALEAGSDSGATMSGNLAAFTQIGMIPRVGVALPAQLDLAATFMGQQIEMPVVVSPAAAFAMHPDGEVGVARAAERAGTAIGLSNVASVGIEEVTKANSRSFAQLYWSGDRDVIAARVERCRKAGVKGLILTIDLSATRVAYNPRDWGSPVYPDGINLATLVKYAPMAASHPTWFLRYVKQRTLPGLNAPNMGTVGGPVPTLVGGLMEWLGTAVPTWDDVAWLAGLWGGPLMVKGIVAADDARRAVDAGATAISVSNHGGNNLDTTPSPLRFLPSVVSAVGDQVEVVYDSGVRRGTDVLKALALGASTVMIGRPWFYALAADGERGVYEVLESFRGTIERGLVSLGKSSIRDVTIDDLVLPDGFLIDTDLRHTRTTARQGV, translated from the coding sequence ATGGCTCACAAGCCACTCGAGTCCGTCAACGAGGCGCATATCAAGGCGAAGAGGCTGCTGCCCAAGGACGTCTACGATGCGCTCGAGGCGGGGAGCGATTCCGGCGCCACGATGAGCGGCAACCTCGCCGCCTTCACGCAGATCGGCATGATTCCGCGCGTCGGCGTCGCGCTGCCGGCTCAGCTCGATCTGGCGGCGACGTTCATGGGCCAGCAGATCGAAATGCCGGTCGTCGTGTCCCCGGCTGCGGCATTTGCGATGCACCCGGATGGCGAAGTCGGTGTCGCACGCGCGGCCGAGCGCGCCGGTACCGCGATCGGGCTGAGCAACGTCGCTTCCGTCGGCATCGAAGAAGTGACCAAGGCGAACTCGCGGTCCTTCGCGCAGCTCTATTGGTCCGGCGATCGCGACGTCATCGCGGCGCGGGTAGAGCGCTGCCGGAAGGCAGGGGTGAAGGGGCTGATCCTCACCATCGACCTCTCGGCCACCCGCGTCGCGTACAACCCGCGGGACTGGGGCTCGCCGGTGTACCCGGATGGGATCAATCTCGCGACGCTCGTGAAGTATGCACCCATGGCGGCCAGTCACCCCACGTGGTTCCTGCGCTATGTTAAGCAGCGCACGTTGCCGGGCCTGAACGCCCCCAACATGGGTACCGTCGGCGGCCCGGTCCCGACCCTAGTGGGTGGCCTGATGGAGTGGCTCGGGACAGCGGTGCCGACCTGGGACGACGTCGCGTGGCTCGCGGGACTCTGGGGTGGCCCGCTCATGGTCAAGGGCATCGTTGCGGCGGACGACGCGCGGCGTGCTGTGGACGCGGGGGCGACCGCGATCAGCGTGTCCAATCACGGAGGGAACAACCTCGACACGACTCCTTCACCGCTGCGGTTCCTGCCGTCGGTCGTCAGCGCAGTCGGGGATCAGGTCGAGGTCGTCTACGACAGCGGCGTGCGCCGTGGTACGGACGTGCTCAAAGCTCTCGCACTGGGTGCCTCGACGGTGATGATCGGGCGACCGTGGTTCTATGCACTCGCCGCTGATGGAGAGCGGGGCGTGTACGAGGTCCTCGAGAGCTTCCGCGGCACCATCGAGCGCGGTCTGGTATCGCTGGGCAAATCCTCCATCCGCGACGTGACCATCGACGATCTGGTGCTTCCGGATGGATTCCTCATCGATACCGATCTGCGGCACACGCGCACCACCGCGAGGCAAGGCGTCTGA
- a CDS encoding aldolase/citrate lyase family protein — MVHRMTKTGFWLADNSVPAAEIIADLEFDFVMLDLEHGMFDLATLSRHVPLLLGLGLEVFAKVIGPDREPIQQALDFGCTGVIVPHIGGLAHARTVTEYAKYPPVGTRSLASGRNTTWGPMTAEAVAAADAGTLSFPLIEESDALADIEKIAALSTVDGLMIGQADLSMSRGRGMYTRSEADLADMNRIVDAIQAAQKPWMCAGWAQDELDWAISRGASRIILGVQYASFGIGARAAKDAYDSRVGALR; from the coding sequence GTGGTTCATCGAATGACAAAAACTGGATTCTGGCTCGCGGACAACAGCGTTCCTGCAGCGGAGATCATCGCCGATCTGGAGTTTGACTTCGTCATGCTCGATCTTGAGCACGGAATGTTCGACCTTGCGACACTCTCGCGCCACGTTCCGCTCCTCCTCGGGCTCGGGCTAGAGGTGTTCGCCAAGGTCATCGGTCCGGATCGCGAGCCCATTCAGCAGGCTCTCGACTTCGGCTGCACGGGCGTGATCGTTCCGCACATCGGGGGCCTGGCGCATGCTCGGACAGTGACCGAGTATGCGAAGTACCCGCCGGTGGGCACGCGCAGCCTCGCGAGCGGTCGGAACACGACGTGGGGTCCGATGACGGCGGAGGCGGTTGCGGCAGCGGATGCCGGGACCCTGAGCTTCCCGCTCATCGAAGAGTCCGATGCGCTGGCGGACATCGAGAAGATCGCGGCGCTCAGTACCGTCGACGGGCTGATGATCGGTCAGGCGGACCTGTCGATGAGCAGGGGGCGGGGGATGTACACCCGCAGTGAGGCGGATCTCGCCGACATGAATCGGATCGTCGACGCGATCCAGGCAGCCCAGAAGCCGTGGATGTGTGCCGGATGGGCGCAGGATGAGCTCGACTGGGCGATCAGCCGAGGCGCGTCGCGCATCATTCTGGGCGTCCAGTACGCGTCGTTCGGCATCGGAGCACGGGCCGCCAAGGACGCCTACGACTCTCGGGTGGGCGCACTTCGCTGA
- a CDS encoding LysR substrate-binding domain-containing protein yields MISNRLLDGRIRMRHLILVTTVAEARSLVGAATALNVTQPFVSRGLQEIERALSVRLFERGPRGVKPTAEGEIFLEYAWVVLNTLRRAGEHLDEVNMASSGVVSVGANLAAAHFLLPKAIVDLKSMYPTMTVSVFEAYQERLIALLNRDELDLLVGRLPRVRLPEHRYLPLYDEPLTLVVRRGHPAIDRPVELSELLNYPWVLPCASSMVRPALDEMFTSNGFPLPRNLIECSSIVTTKPILLASDAIASLPMLVASTDDELDILPIPLDMIPGQMGIIMKRDAPLNRAKMRLIDSLTTVADSHVSPFLRPAEKVF; encoded by the coding sequence ATGATCTCAAACCGACTTCTTGACGGTCGCATCCGGATGCGACACCTCATTCTCGTCACGACTGTCGCCGAGGCTCGAAGTCTCGTCGGTGCGGCAACCGCACTGAACGTAACCCAGCCATTCGTCAGCCGGGGGTTGCAGGAGATCGAGAGGGCCTTGAGCGTCAGACTCTTCGAACGAGGCCCGCGAGGAGTGAAGCCCACTGCCGAGGGCGAGATCTTTCTCGAGTACGCGTGGGTCGTTCTGAACACACTGCGCCGGGCCGGTGAGCATCTCGATGAGGTCAATATGGCCTCTAGCGGGGTCGTCAGCGTCGGTGCCAACCTTGCGGCCGCCCATTTCCTGTTGCCGAAAGCCATCGTCGACCTGAAGTCGATGTATCCAACGATGACGGTCAGCGTGTTCGAAGCGTATCAAGAGCGCCTGATCGCCCTGCTGAACCGGGACGAGCTCGATCTGCTGGTCGGCAGACTTCCTCGGGTGCGTCTGCCGGAGCATCGCTATCTTCCGTTGTACGACGAGCCGTTGACTCTGGTTGTGCGTAGGGGGCATCCGGCCATCGATCGTCCGGTTGAGTTGTCTGAATTGCTCAACTACCCGTGGGTCTTGCCGTGCGCTTCGTCGATGGTTCGGCCCGCGCTCGATGAGATGTTCACATCCAACGGCTTTCCGCTGCCGCGCAATCTCATCGAGTGTTCGAGCATAGTGACGACCAAGCCCATCCTGCTTGCGAGCGATGCCATCGCGTCGCTGCCGATGCTCGTCGCCAGCACTGATGATGAACTCGACATCCTGCCCATCCCACTGGACATGATCCCTGGCCAGATGGGCATCATCATGAAGCGGGATGCGCCGCTCAATCGGGCGAAGATGCGGCTGATCGACAGCCTCACGACGGTCGCGGACTCGCACGTGTCGCCCTTTCTCAGACCTGCCGAGAAGGTGTTTTGA
- a CDS encoding transglutaminase family protein, whose protein sequence is MQRTVTSTIVLDITEPADLVFSIAAAGVYELSRERVTATLDGAPVSITELTDVHSTRLHRVESGIGELVMSYNATIEGAATPTARDDVELLTYLRPSRYSESDALAETSAAEFRGIRGAAELLTAVSSWVGTRLSYVPGSSLPTDGAVRTLLARRGVCRDYSHLCVALLRAQGVPARSVAVYAPGLDPMDFHAVAEAWVDGAWRAVDATTLAPRSTLVRIATGRDAADTAFLNVISGRADLVSIAVAAVADELPDDDLDQLASVL, encoded by the coding sequence ATGCAGCGCACGGTCACCAGCACCATCGTCCTCGACATCACCGAGCCCGCCGACCTGGTCTTCTCGATCGCGGCGGCCGGCGTCTACGAGCTGAGCCGGGAGCGCGTCACCGCGACTCTGGACGGCGCACCCGTCTCCATCACCGAGCTGACCGACGTCCACTCCACTCGGCTGCATCGGGTGGAGAGCGGCATCGGCGAGCTGGTGATGAGCTACAACGCGACCATCGAGGGGGCGGCGACGCCGACGGCCCGCGACGACGTGGAGCTCCTCACCTACCTGCGCCCCAGCAGGTACTCCGAGTCGGACGCGCTCGCCGAGACCTCTGCCGCCGAGTTCCGCGGCATCCGTGGCGCGGCCGAGCTTCTGACGGCGGTGTCGTCGTGGGTCGGCACCCGCCTGAGCTATGTGCCGGGCTCCTCCCTCCCGACCGACGGCGCGGTGCGGACGCTGCTCGCGCGACGAGGCGTCTGCCGCGACTACTCCCACCTGTGCGTCGCGCTGCTGCGCGCACAGGGGGTGCCGGCACGGTCGGTCGCGGTATACGCGCCCGGGCTCGACCCGATGGACTTCCACGCGGTCGCCGAGGCGTGGGTGGACGGTGCGTGGCGGGCGGTCGACGCGACGACGCTCGCACCGCGCTCGACCCTCGTGAGGATCGCGACCGGCAGGGATGCCGCCGACACCGCGTTCCTCAACGTCATCTCGGGCCGGGCCGACCTCGTGAGCATCGCGGTCGCCGCCGTCGCCGACGAATTGCCGGACGACGACCTCGACCAGCTGGCCAGCGTGCTCTGA
- a CDS encoding MFS transporter produces MVDRRATSSRRSPGAASIRPKEAGMSTVSGSAAGNPSGMTTASRTHEHHWFSEPTDPPKKSYVAWLLIGQLVFFVALLGPAVVGLGMKIGALQASGAIPQGGESFNSAAAVLGGVGAFFATVANVVFGRVSDRTTSRWGRRRIWIVLGVTIMTIAFVIMALAPNLMLATIGWALAQTGANMALAPFVATIADQVPKQSHGSVTAGLGIAQQVAIVLGIYIAGWFAPNLLVVFVVPSLFAIVALVIFAVVLPDKVLPVKPDRMSFAEVVQTFWVSPIKFPDYALAWWSRFLITFASFGFIAFRFAYMQFHLGVPAEEVPLLIANTTLVYTGALVLTAWAAGKISDRIGRRKIFVWTSTAIYAVGTFSLIFINTVPQYYALELILGLAYGIYVGVDYALVMDVLPNPDDAGKDLGVFNIANALPQTFAPLIGGLVLLGTGGPNGSDYGVWFTLCAVACLIGALVIFPIKKVR; encoded by the coding sequence TTGGTCGACAGGCGCGCAACCTCCTCCCGGCGGTCTCCCGGCGCCGCATCCATCCGGCCAAAGGAGGCAGGTATGAGTACCGTCAGTGGATCCGCCGCAGGTAACCCGTCAGGAATGACGACGGCCAGCAGAACGCACGAGCATCACTGGTTCAGCGAGCCGACCGACCCGCCGAAGAAGAGCTATGTCGCGTGGCTTCTCATCGGGCAGCTGGTCTTCTTCGTCGCGCTGCTCGGCCCGGCAGTCGTGGGCCTCGGCATGAAGATCGGCGCGCTGCAAGCCTCGGGAGCGATTCCTCAGGGAGGCGAGTCCTTCAACAGCGCCGCGGCCGTTCTTGGTGGTGTCGGCGCTTTCTTCGCCACCGTCGCGAATGTTGTGTTTGGGCGCGTCTCGGACCGCACCACATCGCGGTGGGGCCGTCGTCGCATCTGGATCGTGCTCGGCGTGACGATCATGACGATCGCCTTCGTCATCATGGCGCTCGCGCCGAACCTGATGCTCGCGACGATCGGCTGGGCGCTCGCGCAGACAGGCGCGAACATGGCCCTCGCTCCATTCGTCGCCACGATCGCTGACCAGGTACCCAAGCAGTCGCACGGATCGGTCACAGCCGGTCTCGGCATCGCGCAGCAGGTCGCCATAGTACTCGGCATCTACATCGCCGGCTGGTTCGCCCCCAACCTCTTGGTGGTGTTCGTGGTCCCGTCGCTCTTCGCGATCGTGGCTCTGGTGATCTTCGCGGTCGTCCTGCCGGACAAGGTGCTGCCGGTGAAACCGGACCGGATGAGTTTCGCCGAGGTCGTCCAGACATTCTGGGTGAGCCCGATCAAGTTCCCCGACTACGCGCTTGCCTGGTGGTCGCGGTTCCTGATCACGTTCGCGAGCTTCGGCTTCATTGCCTTTCGTTTCGCCTACATGCAGTTTCACCTGGGCGTGCCGGCGGAGGAGGTCCCTCTTCTGATCGCCAATACCACCCTCGTCTATACCGGCGCGCTGGTCCTCACCGCATGGGCCGCTGGGAAGATCTCCGACAGAATCGGCCGCCGCAAGATCTTCGTCTGGACCTCGACCGCGATCTACGCCGTGGGGACGTTCTCGCTGATCTTCATCAACACCGTGCCCCAGTACTACGCTCTCGAGCTCATCCTCGGTCTGGCGTACGGCATCTATGTCGGGGTCGACTACGCGCTCGTCATGGACGTACTGCCCAACCCAGACGACGCGGGCAAGGATCTCGGCGTGTTCAATATCGCGAACGCACTGCCGCAGACATTCGCACCGCTCATCGGCGGTCTTGTGCTCCTGGGGACCGGTGGGCCCAACGGCTCGGACTACGGCGTATGGTTCACACTCTGCGCCGTCGCGTGTTTGATCGGCGCGCTCGTCATCTTCCCGATCAAGAAGGTCCGCTAA
- a CDS encoding ABC transporter permease, translated as MTIHVDERPLAPARAPLISRLLRATGPSTGAIAGIVVLCIALGFTQPIFFTVGNFTNLISANSAVLILAVGTTFVLLSGGLDLSVVAAGAASGVAFCLMLQSGFDALPAVLATLIIGCLFGALNGVLINFGRIPFLVVTLGTASVFASLALVVSDGKTINVFDIAGFQPIYSFMLGSALGVPLLLVLDVILVVAAVLVLKFTIFGRAVFAIGSNREAARLNGINVQMTSLLVYLISGLSAALASLIQVGRLTGAAPTFDGTLLLTVLAAVLIGGTAYSGGEGGVLGTVIGVFFLGIIQNGLTLTNVSSFWRGAVNGAVLILAVALGVARDRGVFRRKKLSSA; from the coding sequence ATGACGATTCACGTTGACGAGCGGCCGCTCGCTCCTGCTCGCGCACCACTGATTTCGCGGCTGCTCCGAGCAACCGGGCCGAGTACCGGTGCGATCGCCGGAATCGTCGTTCTGTGCATCGCTCTGGGCTTCACTCAGCCCATCTTCTTCACCGTCGGCAATTTCACCAATCTCATCAGCGCCAATAGCGCGGTTCTGATACTCGCCGTCGGAACGACCTTCGTCCTGCTCTCCGGCGGCCTGGATCTGTCCGTCGTGGCGGCGGGAGCCGCCAGCGGTGTCGCTTTCTGCCTGATGTTGCAGAGTGGATTCGATGCTCTGCCTGCGGTGCTCGCCACACTGATCATCGGCTGCTTGTTCGGCGCTCTCAACGGTGTCCTGATCAACTTCGGGCGCATCCCCTTTCTGGTGGTGACCCTGGGGACGGCGTCCGTCTTCGCCAGCCTGGCGCTGGTCGTGAGCGATGGCAAGACCATCAATGTCTTCGACATCGCCGGGTTCCAGCCGATCTACAGCTTCATGCTGGGCTCCGCCTTGGGCGTGCCTCTTCTCCTCGTTCTCGACGTAATCCTCGTGGTCGCCGCCGTGCTGGTGCTGAAGTTCACGATATTCGGCCGCGCGGTCTTCGCGATCGGCTCGAACCGCGAAGCAGCGCGATTGAACGGCATCAACGTGCAGATGACCTCGTTGCTCGTCTATCTCATCTCCGGGTTGTCCGCCGCGCTGGCGAGCCTCATTCAAGTGGGTCGTCTGACCGGTGCTGCGCCGACATTCGACGGGACGCTCCTGCTGACCGTTCTCGCGGCCGTGCTCATCGGAGGAACGGCGTACTCGGGCGGTGAAGGCGGCGTGCTCGGCACCGTCATCGGTGTGTTCTTCCTCGGCATCATCCAGAACGGCCTGACCCTGACGAATGTCTCGTCGTTCTGGCGCGGAGCAGTCAACGGAGCCGTTCTGATCCTCGCCGTGGCGCTTGGAGTGGCTCGCGACAGGGGCGTGTTTCGACGAAAGAAGCTCAGCAGCGCCTGA
- a CDS encoding sugar ABC transporter substrate-binding protein: protein MRNSKLTTAVIGIAASSVLLAGCSGASDSDATAASDAWTIGYAAPVQSQQGQQAITNGMIGAAADLGWKTDILDANLSADKQSSDMQTMLQKGDNVLALWTLDMGAMQGTFAQAKAANVPLIGVNDRSPEFTTSVFWEVYLCEADDAPNKLTAQMIAKAHPGGKILVMGGPPVASLQANVACFVEAAEAAGLEVVNETDNMTDDPAAASSLAADMLSKYPGVDAFWSYNDASALGISAAIIQSGGTISDGTSPGIILVGTNGDDDAIQAIKQGRLTGTWDPNTTATGAAVVKAAKDIQDGNPDKELVVKSTFWTKANLDSYVAPDDRSYSLDDLPLVTQ from the coding sequence ATGAGGAACTCAAAACTGACTACCGCCGTCATCGGTATCGCAGCATCATCCGTGCTCCTGGCAGGGTGCAGCGGCGCATCCGACTCCGATGCCACCGCCGCATCGGATGCATGGACGATCGGCTACGCCGCGCCGGTGCAGTCACAGCAGGGGCAGCAGGCAATCACCAATGGCATGATCGGGGCAGCGGCGGATCTGGGTTGGAAGACCGACATCCTCGACGCGAACCTGTCCGCTGATAAGCAGTCGTCCGACATGCAGACGATGCTGCAGAAGGGGGACAACGTGCTCGCACTGTGGACCTTGGACATGGGCGCGATGCAGGGAACTTTCGCGCAGGCAAAGGCTGCCAATGTTCCTCTGATCGGCGTCAACGACCGTTCGCCCGAGTTCACGACGAGCGTGTTCTGGGAGGTGTACCTCTGCGAGGCGGACGACGCGCCGAACAAGCTGACCGCGCAGATGATCGCGAAAGCGCACCCCGGCGGAAAGATCCTGGTCATGGGTGGCCCTCCCGTGGCCTCGCTCCAGGCCAACGTCGCCTGCTTCGTCGAGGCAGCCGAGGCTGCCGGACTGGAGGTGGTGAATGAGACCGACAACATGACGGATGACCCTGCCGCGGCATCCAGCCTCGCGGCCGACATGCTGTCGAAGTACCCCGGAGTCGATGCCTTCTGGAGCTACAACGACGCTTCGGCGCTCGGCATCTCGGCAGCCATCATCCAATCAGGCGGCACCATTTCCGACGGCACGAGCCCGGGGATCATCCTCGTGGGCACGAACGGTGACGACGATGCCATTCAGGCCATCAAGCAGGGCCGGCTGACGGGGACGTGGGACCCCAACACGACCGCAACCGGCGCCGCCGTCGTCAAAGCGGCGAAAGACATTCAGGACGGCAACCCCGACAAGGAGCTCGTGGTCAAGTCGACGTTCTGGACCAAGGCCAACCTCGACTCCTACGTGGCACCCGACGACCGTTCCTACAGCCTCGATGACCTGCCACTGGTTACTCAGTAA